ACGCCGGGGAAGATAGGCGCCATGCCGATTACGCTGCTGCGCCAGCATGGCTACGACGGCGGGATCATCCCCATCAATCCGCGCGCGGACACCGTGCAGGGCCTGCCGGCCTATCCCGATCTGGCGGCCCTGGACGGCGAAACGGACCTGATCGTGCTTGCGGTGCCGGCCGAGCACGCGGCCGACGCGCTGGCCCACGCACGCCCCGGCCAGGCGGCGGGCGCCGTCGTCTTTACATCCGGGTTTGCGGAGGCGGGCGAGCCGGGCAGGGCGGCGCAGCAGCGCCTGGTGGACGTGGCCCGTTCCCTCGGCATCCGGCTGCTGGGGCCCAACTGCCTGGGCTTCATGAATGTGCGCGACCGCGTGTATGCGACGTTCACGCCTGCCGCGGCACGCGATGCCGCGCGCGAAGGCGGTATCGGCATGGTGTCCCAGAGCGGCGCCTTCGGCGCCTACGCCTACAGCATGGCGCAGGCGCGCGGCCTGGGCCTGTCGTATTGGATCAGTACCGGCAACGAAGCCGATATCGACGTTGCCGACTGCATCGCCTGGCTGGCAGGGGACCCGCGTACCCGGGTCATCATGACCTACATGGAAGGGTGCCGCGACGGCGGGAAGCTACGTCGGGCGCTGGACGCGGCGCGGGACGCGGGCAAGCCGGTGGTCGTGACCAAGATCGGCCGCACCCAGGCCGGCGCGCGGGCGGCGGCCTCGCATACGGCCGCGCTGGCGGGCGACGATGCCGTCTATGACGCGCTTTTCCGTCAGCATGGGGCACTGCGCGCGCGCACCATCGAGGAGTTCTTCAACCTGGGCTACGCGTTGGATACCCTGCGCCACTACCCGCGCGGCAAGCGGCTGGCGATCCTTTCCATTTCGGGCGGTGTGGGTGCCTTGATGGCGGACGAGGCCAGCGATGCCGGCCTGGGGTTGCCCGAGCCCGCACCCGCGGCCCAGGCCAGACTGCTGCAGCATGTGCCGTTCGCCAGCGCGCGCAATCCCATCGACGTTACCGGGCAGGCCGTGACCGAGCCGGGCCTGCTTTGGGCGACGGCCCAGGACGTCCTGGGCGATGGACAGTATGACGCCGTGGCGGTGTTCCTGGCGGCGGCCGGGTCGTCGCCCGCGCTTTGGCCCACCTTCGAGGCATTCGCGCAGGGGCTGCGCGACAAATTTCCTGAGGTGCCTGCCGCCATCTGCGCGCTGTTCCCGGTGGAACGGCAACGGCAGCTGGAGCAGCAGGGTTGCCTGGTGTTCGCGGATCCCAGCGCGGCCATCCGTACCCTGGGCGTCATCGCATCCGCTTTCGCGGATACGCTGTCCGCCCACCCGGCGCCGGAGGCACTCGATGATGCCGTTGCCACGCTGGACCTGCCCGCGGGGGGATGCAACGAGGTGCAGGCCATGGATATCCTGCGGCAGGCCGGTATTCCGGCGCCCGCCTTGGCTTTGGTGGGCAGCGCCGACCAGGCCGTGGCCGCCGCCGCGGCCTTGCAAGGCCCGGCCGTGCTGAAGATCGTCTCGCCCGACATCGCCCATAAGAGCGACGTCGGCGGCGTGAAGGTCGGTGTCGCGGGGGAACCGGCCGTGCGCGATGCCTATGCCGGCATCCTGGCCGCCGTGCGCGGCCGGCGGCCCGACGCGCGCATCGACGGCGTGCTCGTCGCGCCGCTGCTGCGCGGCGGAGTGGAATGCATCGCCGGCGCGCACCTGGACCCGGTTTTCGGCCCCGTGGTCATGTTCGGCTTGGGCGGGGTATTCGTGGAGGTGCTGAAGGACGTCAGTTTCCGGCTGGCCCCGTTCGGCCGCGACCAGGCGCTGGGGATGATCCGGGAGATCCGCGGCTACACGCTGCTTCAAGGGGCGCGCGGCGAGCCGCCTTGCGATATCGACGCCATCGCGGATGTCCTGGTGGCGCTATCGCGCTTCGCGTACCGGCATCGCGCATCCATCGGGTCGGTCGAGATCAATCCTTTGCTGGCACGCCCGCGCGGCCAGGGGGTGGTTGCCCTGGACGCGGTCATCGCGCCGCGTCCCTGACGTGATGCCGCACCCGAACGGGCGGGAATAGGGGCGACATACCGGTTTGATTTGCGTCAAACCCCCGGCGAAAGATCGGCAGTCTGATAAGCACGGTGGCCGCCTTCGCTCGCGGGAGATGGCAGATGCTGATCATCGCGGTATTTATCTCGACGGTCTTTTTCTACAGCCTGGTGTCGCGGCGACTGGAGCGGACCGTTTTGACCGCGCCCATTGTGTTCACCGCGGTCGGCGCGCTGATGTCCGCTTCGCATGAAGCCGTGGCCGAACTGGCGCTCGATCGCAAGGATCTGCTGCTCATTGCGGAGCTCGGCCTGGTGATGACCCTCTTCAGCGACGCGTCGCGGGTCAGCCCGCGCATGTTGAAGGGCGACACCAATCTGCCCGTGCGGCTGCTGAGCACCGGCATGCTGCTGACTATCGCCTTGGGCGTACTGCTGGCGA
Above is a genomic segment from Bordetella genomosp. 11 containing:
- a CDS encoding acetate--CoA ligase family protein — its product is MSANSESSLSRLFHPRSIAVVGASATPGKIGAMPITLLRQHGYDGGIIPINPRADTVQGLPAYPDLAALDGETDLIVLAVPAEHAADALAHARPGQAAGAVVFTSGFAEAGEPGRAAQQRLVDVARSLGIRLLGPNCLGFMNVRDRVYATFTPAAARDAAREGGIGMVSQSGAFGAYAYSMAQARGLGLSYWISTGNEADIDVADCIAWLAGDPRTRVIMTYMEGCRDGGKLRRALDAARDAGKPVVVTKIGRTQAGARAAASHTAALAGDDAVYDALFRQHGALRARTIEEFFNLGYALDTLRHYPRGKRLAILSISGGVGALMADEASDAGLGLPEPAPAAQARLLQHVPFASARNPIDVTGQAVTEPGLLWATAQDVLGDGQYDAVAVFLAAAGSSPALWPTFEAFAQGLRDKFPEVPAAICALFPVERQRQLEQQGCLVFADPSAAIRTLGVIASAFADTLSAHPAPEALDDAVATLDLPAGGCNEVQAMDILRQAGIPAPALALVGSADQAVAAAAALQGPAVLKIVSPDIAHKSDVGGVKVGVAGEPAVRDAYAGILAAVRGRRPDARIDGVLVAPLLRGGVECIAGAHLDPVFGPVVMFGLGGVFVEVLKDVSFRLAPFGRDQALGMIREIRGYTLLQGARGEPPCDIDAIADVLVALSRFAYRHRASIGSVEINPLLARPRGQGVVALDAVIAPRP